In Polaribacter sp. L3A8, a genomic segment contains:
- the trpA gene encoding tryptophan synthase subunit alpha, whose translation MKKLETIFQEKKNLLSIYFTCGYPKLDDTTKVITALEKSGVDFIEVGLPYSDPLADGPTIQESSQKALENGINLDLIFDQLMTIKDTNKTPLVLMGYLNQMIKYGEDKFCQKVVDCGIETVILPDLPMVEFENHYKALFEKYGITSVFLITPHTSEERIRKIDAYSKAFIYVVASASITGAKGDISNQQIEYFERIKNMNLQSNLIVGFGISDKQTFTTACKYANGTIIGSAFIKNLGENGIDKIDDFIKPIIS comes from the coding sequence ATGAAAAAATTAGAAACAATCTTTCAGGAAAAGAAAAATTTATTATCGATTTATTTTACTTGTGGTTATCCTAAATTAGATGATACTACTAAGGTAATTACTGCATTAGAAAAAAGTGGTGTCGATTTTATAGAAGTTGGTTTGCCTTATTCAGATCCTTTAGCAGATGGTCCTACGATACAAGAAAGTAGCCAAAAAGCATTAGAAAACGGTATTAATTTAGATCTTATTTTCGATCAATTAATGACGATTAAAGACACTAATAAAACACCTTTAGTTTTAATGGGGTATTTAAATCAGATGATTAAATATGGTGAGGATAAGTTTTGTCAGAAAGTAGTAGATTGTGGTATAGAAACGGTTATTCTTCCAGATTTACCAATGGTAGAGTTTGAAAATCATTATAAAGCATTGTTTGAAAAATACGGAATTACAAGTGTATTTTTAATTACTCCGCATACATCCGAAGAAAGAATTAGAAAAATAGATGCGTATTCTAAAGCGTTTATTTATGTAGTTGCTTCTGCTTCTATTACCGGTGCAAAAGGCGATATATCTAATCAACAAATTGAATATTTCGAAAGAATTAAAAACATGAACTTGCAAAGTAATTTAATTGTTGGTTTTGGTATTTCTGATAAACAAACTTTTACAACTGCTTGTAAATATGCAAATGGAACCATTATTGGTTCTGCATTTATAAAGAACTTAGGAGAAAATGGTATTGATAAAATTGATGATTTTATTAAACCGATTATTTCATAA
- a CDS encoding FUSC family protein yields the protein MIKNLIRYFKGVYFVKALVVAIAMVIPVLISIYFFDSFHIGFSIALGAIFCAPSDISGSLKHKFFGIVVSIILTFAITLLIGCFTSYFVLIPLLIILVFSISYLSVFSFRASLISFAGLISLVLAFAPHSAEVSVFEHALFIALGGIWYLFLTILTELVLTKVQIEYLFVQLIEKTADFVKIRGKLLVESENRTALLDENFKLQITINELHETIREVVLEKRFNSGFSNRTRRQQLIFSKIIEIYELAISNVVDYDKFDDLFKEHQEKVDEFKLLIFEVSERLNHISKVILKEEKLTFQNNFKILLKKIQNHIEIYKVTVGLPESREGVIFLLNYKAYQEKQIGNLMDIFRVLDNYSKNDKIRPIKDAEQFLTPQDYDLKKLKANFTLKSPIFRHSLRLTLTMFIGLMIGYAIDMQQPYWILLTIVVIMRPSYGLTKERTKHRVLGTLIGAAVGVGIVFLTQNPIIYALISVTSLIIGFSLVKQNYRNGAAFITLYVIFIYALINPNILTVIKFRVFDTLIGSLLAYVANYFFWPAWEAKSIKDFFLHSIESFSKLLIQIDFFYHKKGEVPTEYALARKEAFLQVGNLNAAYQRLAQEPKSKQENIATFYELMTIFNTYLSSLSSLGMYIRTNETGKVPQQFEIYVKHILFQLDKAIAILNNTESSSSLDSEELRLATKNYEDYFHNLSEQRDAEIEKGLPISKEMRSQLHETQLISEQVRWLLSLSESLVKNIKKV from the coding sequence ATGATTAAAAATTTAATTAGATATTTTAAAGGGGTGTATTTTGTTAAAGCACTAGTAGTTGCTATTGCGATGGTAATTCCTGTACTAATATCAATTTATTTCTTTGATAGTTTTCATATCGGATTTAGTATTGCTTTAGGTGCTATTTTTTGTGCTCCATCTGATATTTCTGGAAGTTTAAAACATAAGTTTTTTGGCATCGTTGTTTCCATCATTTTAACCTTTGCAATAACATTACTAATAGGCTGTTTTACAAGTTATTTTGTTTTAATTCCGCTGTTAATTATTCTCGTATTTTCAATCTCTTATCTTTCTGTTTTTAGCTTTAGAGCTTCTTTAATTTCATTTGCGGGTTTAATTTCGTTGGTTTTGGCTTTTGCACCACATAGCGCAGAAGTCTCTGTTTTTGAGCATGCCTTATTTATTGCTTTAGGTGGTATTTGGTATTTGTTTTTAACCATTTTAACAGAATTAGTACTCACAAAAGTGCAAATAGAGTATTTGTTTGTTCAATTAATTGAAAAAACGGCTGATTTTGTAAAAATTCGTGGAAAGTTATTGGTTGAGAGTGAAAATAGAACCGCACTTTTAGATGAGAATTTTAAACTTCAAATAACTATTAATGAACTACATGAAACGATAAGGGAAGTTGTTTTAGAGAAAAGATTTAACTCTGGGTTTAGTAATAGAACAAGACGTCAACAGTTAATTTTTTCTAAAATTATTGAGATATATGAATTAGCTATTTCAAATGTGGTAGATTATGATAAGTTTGATGATTTATTTAAAGAGCATCAAGAGAAAGTAGACGAGTTTAAACTATTAATTTTTGAAGTTTCAGAAAGGTTAAACCATATCTCAAAAGTTATTTTAAAAGAAGAAAAACTTACATTTCAAAACAATTTTAAAATTTTACTTAAAAAAATACAAAATCATATAGAAATTTATAAAGTTACTGTTGGTTTGCCAGAATCTAGAGAAGGGGTTATTTTTTTATTAAATTATAAAGCGTATCAAGAAAAGCAAATAGGGAATTTAATGGATATTTTTAGGGTACTAGATAACTACTCTAAAAACGATAAAATTAGGCCTATAAAGGATGCAGAACAGTTTTTGACACCTCAAGATTATGACCTTAAAAAACTAAAAGCAAATTTCACTTTAAAGTCGCCCATATTTAGACATTCGTTAAGATTAACACTTACAATGTTTATTGGTTTAATGATTGGTTATGCTATTGATATGCAACAACCTTATTGGATTTTATTAACCATAGTGGTTATTATGAGGCCAAGTTATGGTTTAACCAAAGAAAGAACAAAGCATAGAGTATTAGGTACATTAATTGGTGCTGCAGTTGGTGTCGGAATCGTTTTTTTAACACAAAATCCAATTATTTACGCTTTAATATCTGTAACATCATTAATTATTGGTTTTTCTTTGGTGAAACAAAATTATAGAAATGGGGCTGCATTTATTACGCTCTATGTTATTTTTATTTATGCCTTAATTAATCCCAATATTTTAACGGTTATAAAGTTTAGAGTTTTTGATACGTTAATTGGATCTTTATTAGCCTATGTTGCTAATTACTTTTTTTGGCCAGCGTGGGAAGCTAAAAGTATTAAAGATTTCTTTTTACATTCTATAGAAAGTTTTTCAAAACTATTAATACAAATAGATTTTTTTTATCATAAAAAAGGCGAAGTCCCTACCGAGTATGCTTTGGCTAGAAAAGAAGCTTTTTTACAAGTAGGAAACTTAAATGCAGCTTACCAAAGATTGGCACAAGAACCAAAATCTAAACAAGAAAATATTGCAACATTTTATGAGTTGATGACTATTTTTAACACCTACTTATCTTCTCTATCCTCATTAGGGATGTATATAAGAACTAATGAAACCGGTAAGGTACCACAACAATTTGAAATTTATGTAAAGCATATTTTATTTCAGTTAGATAAAGCAATTGCTATTTTAAATAATACGGAGTCGAGTAGTAGTTTAGACAGCGAAGAGCTTCGTCTGGCAACAAAAAATTATGAAGATTATTTTCATAATTTATCAGAACAGAGAGATGCCGAAATTGAAAAAGGATTGCCTATTTCTAAAGAAATGAGATCACAATTGCATGAAACACAATTAATTTCTGAACAAGTAAGATGGTTGCTGAGTTTGTCTGAAAGTTTGGTAAAAAACATAAAAAAAGTTTAG
- a CDS encoding TonB-dependent receptor: MKKGFTLFLIYFAFLSLNAQKKEQAIDTVKTEVVNIVTKYNPKIADAKKINKQPKIQLLKNSEKKKLEYTIFSAPVASTFIPKSGVVKGIDVGVKERVYQNYLAAGFGNYTTPYLEANLHYATRFESEFGFNAKYLASLDDVRGSVLNSNFSNLNIGTFYKQQDRYFDWKVALNSERNLYNWYGLPNQSNYTEATTSLITPQQTYNYFNLIGEFNFIDSYIDYGKIDVSYFTDQYDSNEILANFEAKFAFPLRFLNLGLNDMPIKAGIEFLKGNFKNSYADKDKVNYFTVTAKINPEYKLTYQDFSLNAGVKIIASLDAENKSNNIFLLPDLFIEGPIIEKYLNIYGGYSGDLHTNTYKNFTDENPYVSPTLFITQTLEKSNLFVGFNGKVNRDISFNIKGSYKNEEDKPLFLRNVSKSNGTSNSLNGYTLSGYEYGNSFNVYYDDVKTTAILAELAYEYSKNLSFGLQGAYNNYTLENALEAWNLPSFEGSISTKYKRNKWFASSDIFYVSERKDGLYNNIYPSSFKGIETISSFVDVNLNGGYHFNDKFSAFLKLNNILNTDYQRFANYNTQGFQVLGGITYKFDF, encoded by the coding sequence ATGAAAAAAGGTTTCACATTATTTCTAATATATTTTGCTTTTTTAAGTTTAAACGCTCAAAAAAAGGAACAAGCTATAGACACCGTAAAAACAGAGGTTGTAAATATTGTTACAAAATACAACCCTAAAATTGCTGATGCTAAAAAAATTAACAAGCAACCCAAAATTCAATTGCTTAAAAACAGTGAAAAGAAAAAACTAGAATACACTATTTTCTCTGCTCCTGTTGCTTCTACTTTTATTCCTAAAAGTGGTGTTGTAAAAGGAATTGACGTTGGTGTAAAAGAGCGTGTTTATCAGAATTATTTAGCCGCTGGTTTTGGTAATTATACAACGCCTTACTTAGAAGCTAATTTACATTATGCTACCCGCTTTGAAAGTGAGTTTGGTTTTAATGCAAAATATTTGGCATCTCTAGATGATGTTAGAGGTTCTGTGCTTAATAGTAATTTTTCGAATTTAAACATTGGTACTTTCTACAAACAACAAGATCGTTATTTTGACTGGAAAGTAGCTTTAAACTCAGAAAGAAATCTTTATAATTGGTATGGTTTACCTAACCAGAGTAACTATACAGAAGCTACCACAAGTTTAATTACACCACAACAAACCTATAATTACTTTAACCTAATTGGTGAGTTTAATTTTATAGATTCTTATATTGATTATGGAAAAATAGACGTATCCTACTTTACAGATCAATATGATAGTAATGAAATTCTTGCAAATTTTGAAGCAAAATTTGCTTTTCCATTGCGCTTTTTAAACTTAGGATTAAATGATATGCCTATAAAAGCAGGAATAGAGTTTTTAAAAGGGAATTTTAAAAATAGTTATGCGGATAAAGATAAAGTTAATTATTTTACTGTTACTGCTAAAATTAACCCCGAATACAAATTAACCTACCAAGATTTTTCTTTAAATGCTGGTGTAAAAATAATAGCATCATTAGATGCAGAAAACAAATCGAATAATATTTTCTTATTGCCAGACTTATTTATTGAAGGTCCAATAATAGAAAAATATTTAAATATTTATGGTGGCTATTCGGGAGATTTACATACAAATACCTACAAGAACTTTACGGACGAAAATCCTTATGTTTCACCTACTCTCTTTATCACTCAAACATTAGAAAAATCAAATTTATTTGTTGGGTTTAATGGAAAAGTAAACAGAGATATTAGTTTTAATATTAAAGGAAGTTATAAAAACGAAGAAGACAAACCTCTCTTTTTAAGAAATGTATCAAAGTCTAATGGAACTAGTAATTCCTTAAACGGATATACTTTAAGCGGATATGAATACGGAAACTCTTTTAATGTGTATTATGACGATGTTAAAACAACCGCTATACTTGCAGAGTTAGCTTATGAATACTCTAAAAACTTATCTTTTGGTCTTCAAGGAGCTTACAATAATTACACTTTAGAAAACGCACTAGAAGCTTGGAACCTGCCTTCTTTTGAAGGAAGTATTTCTACAAAATACAAAAGAAATAAGTGGTTTGCTTCTTCGGATATTTTTTATGTAAGTGAAAGAAAAGATGGGTTGTATAACAACATCTATCCTTCTAGTTTTAAAGGTATAGAAACAATTTCTTCTTTTGTTGATGTAAATCTAAATGGAGGTTATCATTTTAATGATAAATTCTCTGCGTTTCTAAAACTTAATAATATTCTAAACACAGATTACCAACGTTTTGCAAATTACAACACACAAGGTTTTCAGGTATTAGGTGGTATTACTTACAAGTTTGATTTTTAG
- a CDS encoding CDGSH iron-sulfur domain-containing protein has product MELPKRAGNASIAVALEEGKNYAWCTCGLSEKQPLCDGKHKGTGMSPNVFTAEKTETKNLCACKATKNEPFCDGSHR; this is encoded by the coding sequence ATGGAATTACCAAAAAGAGCAGGAAATGCATCTATTGCAGTAGCATTAGAAGAAGGGAAAAATTACGCATGGTGTACTTGTGGATTATCGGAAAAGCAACCACTGTGTGATGGAAAACATAAAGGAACAGGGATGAGTCCGAATGTATTTACTGCAGAAAAAACAGAAACAAAAAACTTATGTGCTTGTAAAGCAACTAAAAACGAACCTTTTTGTGATGGTTCTCATAGATAG
- the trpB gene encoding tryptophan synthase subunit beta — MKSKFHPDKNGYYGQFGGAFIPELLYPNVKELEDNYIQILESKEFQEEYKSLLKDYVGRPSPLYLAKRLSEKYGAFIYLKREDLNHTGAHKINNTIGQILVAKKLGKTKIIAETGAGQHGVATATVCALMGLECTVFMGEKDIVRQAPNVARMKMLGAKVVPALSGSRTLKDATNEAIRYWIQHPETFYLIGSVVGPHPYPDMVARLQAVISEEMKWQLKEKTGKENPDTIIACVGGGSNAAGAFYHYMDDEEVELIAVEASGLGVNSGESAATSQLGEVGIIHGSKTILMQDEYGQIVEPYSISAGLDYPGVGPLHAFLYESKRAKFMDATDKEALAAAYELTRIEGIIPALESAHALAVLSKIKFRKDQVVVVNLSGRGDKDLETYINHLEE, encoded by the coding sequence ATGAAATCAAAATTTCACCCAGACAAAAATGGTTATTACGGACAATTTGGAGGCGCATTCATTCCGGAATTGTTATATCCAAATGTAAAAGAATTAGAAGATAATTACATTCAAATATTAGAATCTAAGGAGTTTCAAGAAGAATACAAATCGTTATTAAAAGATTACGTAGGTCGCCCAAGTCCGTTGTATTTGGCAAAACGTTTGTCAGAAAAATATGGCGCTTTTATTTATTTAAAACGAGAAGATTTAAATCATACAGGAGCACATAAAATTAACAATACAATTGGTCAGATTTTGGTTGCCAAGAAATTAGGGAAGACTAAAATTATAGCAGAAACAGGAGCAGGACAACATGGTGTTGCTACTGCTACGGTTTGTGCTTTAATGGGCTTAGAGTGTACCGTTTTTATGGGAGAAAAAGACATTGTTCGTCAAGCACCAAATGTTGCTCGTATGAAAATGTTGGGAGCAAAAGTGGTACCTGCTTTAAGCGGAAGTAGAACTTTAAAAGACGCAACAAACGAAGCAATAAGATATTGGATTCAGCATCCAGAAACCTTTTATTTAATTGGTTCTGTTGTTGGTCCACATCCATATCCAGATATGGTTGCACGTTTACAAGCTGTAATATCCGAAGAAATGAAATGGCAACTAAAAGAGAAAACAGGTAAAGAAAACCCGGATACAATTATTGCTTGTGTTGGAGGAGGTTCTAATGCTGCTGGGGCTTTTTATCACTATATGGATGATGAAGAGGTAGAACTAATCGCAGTAGAAGCTTCTGGTTTAGGAGTGAATTCTGGAGAAAGTGCTGCAACTTCTCAATTAGGAGAAGTAGGGATTATTCATGGTTCTAAAACCATTTTAATGCAAGATGAATACGGGCAAATTGTGGAGCCTTATTCTATTTCTGCTGGGTTAGATTATCCTGGAGTTGGTCCTTTACACGCCTTTTTATATGAAAGTAAAAGAGCCAAGTTTATGGATGCAACGGATAAAGAAGCGTTGGCAGCAGCATATGAATTAACTAGAATAGAAGGAATTATTCCAGCGTTAGAAAGTGCACACGCTTTGGCTGTTTTATCAAAAATTAAGTTTAGAAAAGACCAAGTTGTGGTAGTAAATTTATCGGGTAGAGGAGATAAAGATTTAGAAACGTATATCAATCATTTAGAAGAATAA
- the trpC gene encoding indole-3-glycerol phosphate synthase TrpC — MTILDKIIAFKKKEIAKIKAEVPVQNLVKSPSFGRTTFSLKKSLLEVGSTGIIAEFKRQSPSKGIINDTATIADVTNGYLDANVAAQSILTDTSFFGGSMADLMEARIINQQKPILRKDFIVDGFQIVEAKAIGADVILLIASCLTATELKNYGNLATDLGLEVLYEIHTQEDLDKINDLDNKIIGINNRNLNTFEVDLEHSIKLAGQIPDTCLKVSESGISDPKIITGLKEFGFQGFLIGENFMKTDNPGEACLDFINQIR; from the coding sequence ATGACAATTTTAGATAAAATAATAGCATTTAAAAAGAAGGAAATTGCTAAGATAAAAGCAGAAGTTCCTGTTCAGAATTTAGTAAAAAGTCCTAGTTTTGGAAGAACAACTTTTTCATTAAAAAAATCTTTGTTAGAAGTTGGTTCTACAGGAATTATTGCTGAATTTAAACGTCAATCTCCTTCTAAAGGAATTATTAATGACACAGCAACTATTGCAGATGTTACCAATGGATATTTAGATGCAAATGTAGCGGCACAATCTATCTTAACAGATACTTCATTTTTTGGAGGTTCTATGGCAGATTTGATGGAAGCAAGAATCATCAACCAACAAAAACCAATTTTAAGAAAAGATTTTATTGTTGATGGATTTCAAATTGTAGAAGCAAAAGCAATTGGAGCCGATGTAATTTTATTAATTGCTTCTTGTTTAACAGCAACCGAATTAAAAAACTACGGAAACTTAGCAACAGATTTAGGTTTAGAAGTTTTATATGAAATTCATACCCAAGAAGATTTAGATAAAATTAACGATTTAGATAATAAAATTATCGGAATCAATAACAGAAACCTAAATACTTTTGAAGTTGATTTGGAGCATTCTATTAAGTTGGCAGGTCAAATTCCGGATACTTGTTTGAAAGTTTCAGAAAGCGGAATTTCTGATCCAAAAATTATTACAGGATTAAAAGAGTTTGGTTTTCAAGGATTTTTAATTGGAGAAAATTTTATGAAAACGGATAACCCAGGAGAAGCTTGTTTAGATTTTATCAATCAAATTAGATAA
- a CDS encoding phosphoribosylanthranilate isomerase: MKFTENIQQVAHLQPDYLGFIFYEKSKRNFEGIIPEFSKSIKKTGVFVNEYPEIVISLVEEYRIDAIQLHGDESVDYIKELKCQFERSRELKIEENKSIKKQKNKHYISKNEVEVIKVFGIKDEFDFDVLKPYLEIVDFFLFDTKGKERGGNGTKFDWSVLEKYPFDVPFFLSGGIGLDDVEEVQKILKSNLPIYALDVNSKFESKPGVKKIEELKEFKKNVITNVVK, from the coding sequence ATGAAATTCACAGAAAATATCCAACAAGTTGCCCATTTGCAACCTGACTATTTGGGCTTTATTTTTTATGAGAAATCAAAAAGAAATTTTGAAGGTATTATTCCAGAGTTTTCAAAATCAATCAAAAAAACGGGTGTTTTTGTAAATGAATATCCAGAGATTGTAATTTCTTTGGTAGAAGAATATAGAATAGACGCTATTCAATTACACGGAGATGAATCTGTTGATTATATAAAAGAATTAAAATGTCAGTTCGAGCGCAGTCGAGAACTAAAGATTGAAGAAAATAAAAGTATCAAAAAGCAAAAAAACAAACACTACATTTCTAAAAATGAAGTTGAGGTTATTAAAGTATTCGGAATTAAAGACGAATTCGATTTTGATGTTTTAAAACCTTATTTAGAAATTGTAGATTTCTTTTTGTTTGACACTAAAGGAAAGGAAAGAGGAGGAAACGGAACAAAATTCGATTGGTCTGTTTTAGAGAAATATCCTTTTGATGTACCTTTCTTTTTAAGTGGAGGAATCGGATTAGATGATGTAGAAGAGGTTCAAAAAATATTGAAATCTAATTTACCAATTTACGCTTTAGATGTAAATAGTAAATTTGAAAGTAAACCAGGAGTTAAGAAAATAGAAGAATTAAAGGAATTTAAAAAGAACGTTATTACGAACGTAGTGAAGTAA
- a CDS encoding DUF3050 domain-containing protein: protein MNSKIAYIENELVSLREDLKNHQLYKKLNSIEDIKTFMEAHVYAVWDFMSLLKALQINLTTVSIPWIPKKNTNLVRFINEITLAEESDVNKDGVLKSHYEMYLDAMQEMNADCSKIEGFINKIIKGKDVFKSIDNLEVHNAIKDFVSYTFKVIETNESHKIAAAFTFGREDIIPDMFIKIVDETTLKSNKKFDNFIYYLERHIELDGDEHGPLSLQMIEELCGNDDKKWQEVLEVAKESLQVRINLWSAVEEELKSKNEPILA, encoded by the coding sequence ATGAATTCTAAAATAGCATATATAGAAAATGAGTTGGTGTCTTTAAGAGAAGATTTAAAGAACCATCAACTTTATAAAAAGTTAAACTCTATAGAAGATATAAAAACTTTTATGGAAGCACATGTGTATGCAGTTTGGGACTTTATGTCTCTTTTAAAAGCATTACAAATAAATTTAACAACGGTTTCTATTCCTTGGATTCCGAAGAAAAACACCAACTTAGTTCGCTTTATAAACGAAATTACGTTGGCAGAAGAAAGTGATGTTAATAAAGACGGAGTTTTAAAAAGTCATTATGAAATGTATTTAGATGCGATGCAAGAAATGAATGCAGATTGCTCTAAAATAGAAGGTTTTATTAATAAAATTATCAAAGGAAAAGACGTTTTTAAATCTATTGATAATTTAGAGGTGCATAACGCTATAAAGGATTTTGTTTCTTATACTTTTAAGGTTATAGAAACAAATGAAAGTCATAAAATAGCAGCAGCATTTACGTTTGGTAGAGAGGATATTATACCAGATATGTTTATAAAAATTGTAGATGAAACTACCTTAAAAAGTAATAAGAAGTTTGATAATTTTATTTATTATTTAGAAAGACATATTGAGTTAGACGGAGATGAACATGGGCCTTTATCATTACAAATGATTGAAGAATTATGTGGTAATGACGATAAAAAATGGCAAGAAGTTTTAGAAGTAGCCAAAGAGTCTTTGCAAGTAAGAATCAATTTGTGGAGTGCTGTAGAAGAAGAATTAAAAAGTAAAAACGAACCAATTTTAGCATGA
- a CDS encoding FKBP-type peptidyl-prolyl cis-trans isomerase, translated as MKSYLYLFFSLILFTSCTGDDSSTFEPQTEADILEYIEANNLTTTKTNSGLYYVINNEGTGTRPTENDIVELDYKAYLLDGTIYDERESIILNLGIVINGLREGVQLLKEGGDATLLIPYQLAFGESGNSSGSIPGGTVLIFEIKLKASYPDYESQNDASILKYIDDNNLVATKTDSGLYYVKTKEGDGNKPASSTANVTVAYKGYLLNGSVFDENSNGFTTNLNNVISGWTEGIQFFKEGGEGILLIPSHLAYGDAGNAAIPGGAVLIFDIKLISVN; from the coding sequence ATGAAATCATACTTATATTTATTTTTCTCACTAATTCTTTTCACTTCTTGTACTGGTGATGATTCTTCTACTTTTGAACCACAAACAGAAGCAGACATCCTAGAATACATTGAAGCAAACAACTTAACCACTACAAAAACCAATTCTGGCTTATATTATGTTATCAACAATGAAGGTACAGGAACAAGGCCAACAGAAAACGATATTGTAGAGCTTGATTACAAAGCCTATTTGTTAGACGGAACTATTTATGATGAAAGAGAATCTATTATATTAAATTTAGGCATAGTTATTAACGGCTTAAGAGAAGGTGTTCAACTTTTAAAAGAAGGCGGAGACGCAACTTTATTAATACCTTATCAATTAGCTTTTGGAGAAAGTGGCAATAGCTCTGGTTCAATTCCTGGAGGTACTGTTTTAATTTTCGAAATAAAACTTAAGGCTTCTTATCCTGATTATGAATCTCAAAATGATGCTTCAATTTTAAAATATATTGATGATAATAATTTAGTAGCAACAAAAACAGATTCTGGCTTATACTATGTAAAAACCAAAGAAGGTGATGGAAATAAACCAGCAAGTAGCACTGCTAATGTTACTGTTGCTTATAAAGGTTACCTATTAAATGGAAGTGTTTTTGACGAAAATTCAAACGGTTTTACCACAAACCTAAATAACGTTATTTCTGGTTGGACAGAAGGAATTCAGTTTTTTAAAGAAGGAGGAGAAGGAATCCTTTTAATCCCTTCTCATTTAGCCTATGGTGATGCTGGAAATGCCGCTATACCAGGAGGAGCTGTTTTAATTTTTGATATAAAATTAATTAGTGTAAACTAA